CGTCGGCAACTCTGGTCAAAGCGTCCAGGAATTCGTCGACCTGGGCGACGCGGTCCTTGAGCAGATACCCGACTTTACCTCCGGATCCGCTGATCAACTCTGCCGCATAGCGGTTCTCGACGTATTGCGAGAGAACGAGTACCGCCACCTCCGGCCACCGACCGCGAATGGTCAGTGCCGCCCGCAATCCGTCGTCGCTGTGATCGGGAGGCATGCGGACGTCGGTGACGACGATGTCCGGACGATCCTGTTCCACTGCCAAAAGGAGCGCGTCGGCGTCACCCACCGACGCGATCACGTTGTGACCTTCGTCGATTAGAAGGCGCACCAGACCCTCACGCAGCAACGCTGAGTCTTCGGCGACGATTACCCGCACGGGACGCTCGCCGTCACAACCGTTGGACCGCCGACCGGACTGTGCACGGTCAAAGTGCCGTCCATGGCAGCGACACGACGGGACAGTCCGGACAAGCCGGTGCCGGACGGGTCGGCACCGCCGGGCCCGTCGTCGGTGATGGTCGCCAGTACGCGGTCGAACTTCTGGTGAGTGACGGTGACCTCCAACAGTTCTGGGCATGCGTGCTTGGCTGCATTGGTCACCGCCTCCGAAATGACGAAATAGACGGCAGTTTCCACAGCGGGACGTAACCTTTCCGTCAGTTCGTAGGTGAGTCGGACGGGGATGCTCGCCCGTTCGGCCATCGTCTCGATCGCCGTGTGGAGACCGGCCTGATCGAGTGCGATCGGGTACACCCGGTTGGCGACCTCGCGCAGCTCGCTGATCGCTTCTTGGGATGCGACGTGGGCTTGGGTAAGTAGTTCGTGCACCTTGTCGGGTTTCTCGGCGCGACGTGCGCGGCCGATGAGCATTCCCAGGGCAACCAGTTGCTGTTGGACACCGTCGTGCAGGTCCCGCTCGATGCGGCGACGTTCGTTATCGATGGCGTCGACAACGTGATCGCGGCTGCTCGTCAGCTCGGCAACCCGTTGCTGCAGCAACCGGTCGGACTGCCGTCCGAGCACGTGGATGACGAACCAGCGGTCCAGCGATCCCACCCCGGCCACGCCGACAACCGCAATGAAGATCAGCAGGATTCCGGGCAGCGACGCTACCGCTACGAGTCGACCATCGACCCGGTCGGAGCTCTCGATCAAGCCCCAGCTGCCGTTCAGGATCCACGCCGAAACCATCGAGCCGGCCACGACGAGACACAGGGTCAGGAAGAGGACCACGCCTGTTCCGAGTAGCCCGATCATCCACCGCCCGCCGAGATACCAGCGACAGCGGCGAGGGGTCAACACATCCGTATAGAGCCGACCGTGGAGGCGGGTAATCCGCTTGAGCTCGAGCCCGGTCAACGTCAATGCGGCGTCATCGACTGCGCTCCTGACCGGCACTCCCGGCCGGCCGAGGATGCGCGCCAGCGCGAGAGCGAGTACCGCTACGACGGTGAACAGGAGGTCCGCGATCGCAGTGAGGCTACCGAGCAGAACCCCGGCCAGTGCCTTCAGCCATCGCCGAAGAAGAGAGCTGATCGAAGTTCGATCTGCCAGGTCGGGTGGATATACGACATGGTTTATCAGCACTCGAGCAGCCTAGCCGAGCACTCGGCCCCTGATATTGCGGTAAACCGCAGTGTTTTCGCGGGGGAAGTCCCCCCATGTTCGACGGTTTTCCTCGATGTCGCTCATTTGGAATGTTCCTAGGGTTTTAAGTGACCTTCCTGACGAGCGACGTCACCGACGAAATAGGGGAATGACAATGTCCGACTTACTGATTTCTGCAGCTGCCGAAACCGAGAAGCTCGACGGGCTGGCCGGATGGGCGGTCGGCGTCATGGACGCGCTCGGCGGTCCAGGCGCAGCCGTCGTTGTCGGTGCCGACAACCTGTTCCCGCCGATCCCCAGCGAACTCGTTCTGCCCCTTGCCGGCTTCTCGGCAAGTCAGGGAGTCTTCTCCTTCGGTGCCGCCCTCTTCTGGACGACGCTCGGCTCGGTCCTGGGCGCAATCATCGTCTACGCGGTCGGCGCGCTCATCGGACGCGAGCGCACGCGCGCCTTGGTGGTACGCATCCCACTCATCAAGGCCACCGACTTCGACCGAACGGAGGCCTGGTTCGCCAAGCACGGCTCCAAGGCAGTATTTCTCGGCCGTATGGTCCCGCTCTTTCGCAGCTTCATATCCCTGCCCGCCGGAATCGAGCGAATGGGAATGGTGAAATTTCTCGTACTCACCACGCTCGGCAGCCTGATCTGGAACACCATATTCGTCACCGCAGGATACCAACTCGGTGAGAACTGGCACCTGGTCGACGGATATGCCGAAATCCTGCAGAAAATCGTCATCGTGACGGTCGCCATTGCCTTCTTTGTATTCGTGGCACTGCGGTTGCGGTCCCGCAGCCAGGCCGGCAAGAGCGATCATGCAGGACACCGAGCAGTGTGACACTGGATCGGCCGGGAAATAGGACGGCAGAGCGAGGCGCGAATCCTCGCTCTGCCGTCCTCGCCCTGTGCGCGGCAAGTACGTTGTCACCTCGAGTGGACCCGTCGACCCTCCCTTCGGCGATGTGTCACACGACGATTGGCTTCGGCGATGTGTCACACGACGATTGGTACGGCGCAACCGACTGGGCCCTGCGCCCGGTCGTGCCCGCCTCCGCATTTCGGAACGATTGTCTTCTAACAGAAGCACTAGATATCCACTTCTGTCGGAGTGAGTCGAAGGCCTGGTCGTGAGCCTCCGGTCATCCCACCTGCGATGCGCTGATCTGCGATGACAGGGCCGATGGCTTGCTTCAGCGGGTGGAAGGCAACACGTTCGCGTCTGATTCCGGCACCTTGACGATCACAAAAGCTTCCATAGATCCTCTCATCGGAAGCATCGTGGCCGTCGAATTCGTGTCAACGACGGTGACAGCGCTACCTAATCCGGAAGAAGGGTAGTCAATTCGTCGATGGACGCATTCACTGATTCCAAGGCCGGTCCGACCATGGGGGTCGGCACCAAGGTGCCGCGTTGGACCCAACCGGGGCTAGCGGCACAGGAGGGATTCGGCGCGATCACGGCGTCGACCTCAATGACGACTCGCACCCGGATCGAGGACTTGGCGTGCCGATGTGGGGTGGGCCTTCCTGAGGTGCTTCGTGCGGTCGCCCTCGTCGTGATCCGGTCGGTGACGGGGGATCCGGACCTTGTGGTCGGCGTGCCGGGTGGGTCGCTGAGGGTTGGGGTGGTCGGCAGCTGGGCCGAGGTCGTTTCGGTCACCGCCGAATCCGCTATCGGGCCCGTGCTGGACGCGGAGATCTTGCTCGACGATCGCGTTGATCAGATGGATCACAATGCCTCCAGTGCTGTGCTCGTCATCAGCCCTCGGATTACCGCAGCAGAGGTCACATGGGTGGTCCGACACCGTCGCGACACCATCGACTCGGCGTACGCCGCTCGGTTGGGCGGGTACCTCGTCCAGGCGCTCGAGTGCGCATGTGCGGACGGTGATGCATTACATGATTCACGCAGTCTCCTCAGTGAGCCGGAGGTGCTCCAACACGTCCACGGACTTGCAGGTGCGTGGGAGCCGATCGGCGAGACGATGTTTCCCGACCTGTTCGCGCAACGCGTGCACGAGCACCCTGACCGGACGGCAGTGAGCCACGGGACGCGCACTTGGAGCTACCGCGAACTCGACGAACACTCCCGCCTCGTCGCCGCCGAACTAGGCAAGCTGCCGCCCGAGGGCGTAGTCGGCGTGGTGCTCGAACGCGGCCTTGACTGGGCGGCGGCGACGCTTG
The nucleotide sequence above comes from Rhodococcoides fascians A25f. Encoded proteins:
- a CDS encoding DedA family protein, whose amino-acid sequence is MSDLLISAAAETEKLDGLAGWAVGVMDALGGPGAAVVVGADNLFPPIPSELVLPLAGFSASQGVFSFGAALFWTTLGSVLGAIIVYAVGALIGRERTRALVVRIPLIKATDFDRTEAWFAKHGSKAVFLGRMVPLFRSFISLPAGIERMGMVKFLVLTTLGSLIWNTIFVTAGYQLGENWHLVDGYAEILQKIVIVTVAIAFFVFVALRLRSRSQAGKSDHAGHRAV
- a CDS encoding response regulator, whose protein sequence is MRVIVAEDSALLREGLVRLLIDEGHNVIASVGDADALLLAVEQDRPDIVVTDVRMPPDHSDDGLRAALTIRGRWPEVAVLVLSQYVENRYAAELISGSGGKVGYLLKDRVAQVDEFLDALTRVADGGTAFDPEVVRQLLSRTTRSNPLEGLTPRERDVLELMAQGLTNARISADLHISVSSVEKHTNAVFEKLGIANSSGVSRRVMAVVAYLRT
- a CDS encoding sensor histidine kinase; this encodes MLINHVVYPPDLADRTSISSLLRRWLKALAGVLLGSLTAIADLLFTVVAVLALALARILGRPGVPVRSAVDDAALTLTGLELKRITRLHGRLYTDVLTPRRCRWYLGGRWMIGLLGTGVVLFLTLCLVVAGSMVSAWILNGSWGLIESSDRVDGRLVAVASLPGILLIFIAVVGVAGVGSLDRWFVIHVLGRQSDRLLQQRVAELTSSRDHVVDAIDNERRRIERDLHDGVQQQLVALGMLIGRARRAEKPDKVHELLTQAHVASQEAISELREVANRVYPIALDQAGLHTAIETMAERASIPVRLTYELTERLRPAVETAVYFVISEAVTNAAKHACPELLEVTVTHQKFDRVLATITDDGPGGADPSGTGLSGLSRRVAAMDGTLTVHSPVGGPTVVTASVPCG